Proteins encoded by one window of Thunnus thynnus chromosome 3, fThuThy2.1, whole genome shotgun sequence:
- the mafgb gene encoding v-maf avian musculoaponeurotic fibrosarcoma oncogene homolog Gb isoform X2, with the protein MTTTNKGNKALKVKREPGENGTSLTDDELVTMSVRELNQHLRGLTKEEILQLKQRRRTLKNRGYAASCRVKRVTQKEELEKQKAQLQQEVDKLANENASMRVELDALRSKYEALQTFARTVARSPTVGVGVRAGGGGGGGGVASSVIGPLIPGKVATATSVITIVKSKTDARS; encoded by the exons ATGACGACGACTAACAAAGGAAACAAAGCCTTGAAG GTGAAGCGAGAGCCGGGGGAGAATGGCACCAGCCTGACAGACGACGAGCTGGTGACCATGTCAGTGCGGGAGCTGAACCAGCACCTCCGAGGGCTCACCAAAGAGGAGATCCTGCAACTGAAACAGCGGCGGCGCACCCTGAAGAACCGAGGCTACGCCGCCAGCTGCCGGGTGAAGCGAGTCACCCAgaaggaggagctggagaagcAGAAGgcccagctgcagcaggaggtGGACAAACTGGCCAACGAGAATGCTTCCATGCGCGTTGAGCTGGACGCTCTGAGGTCTAAGTACGAGGCGTTACAGACCTTTGCCAGGACTGTGGCCCGTAGCCCCACTGTTGGGGTCGGGGTCCGGgctggagggggaggaggaggcggaggggTAGCGTCATCAGTCATTGGTCCGCTCATACCAGGGAAGGTTGCAACAGCAACAAGCGTGATAACAATAGTGAAGTCAAAAACAGATGCGCGGTCTTGA
- the pycr1b gene encoding pyrroline-5-carboxylate reductase 1b, which produces MSVGFIGAGQLAHALVKGFTAAGVIATQRITASSPDTDLPTVSGLRKMGVNLTTSNKETVSKSDVLFLAVKPHIIPFVLDEIGPDIEDRHLIVSCAAGVTISSIEKKLLQYRTTPKVMRCMTNTPVVVKEGATVYATGTHAEVEDGKLLEQLMASVGFCTEVEEDLIDAVTGLSGSGPAYAFTALDALADGGVKMGLPRRLAVRLGAQALLGAARMLLDSEQHPGQLKDNVCSPGGATIHALHVLESGGFRSLLINAVEASCIRTRELQYLADQERISPAAIKKTTLDQVLQQPGVTVSGVANGNGKSGLSLFNNRSPGIKKKN; this is translated from the exons ATGAGTGTTGGATTCATTGGAGCGGGCCAGCTGGCTCACGCGCTGGTGAAGGGTTTCACGGCTGCAG gTGTGATTGCTACACAGAGGATTACGGCCAGCTCCCCAGACACAGACCTGCCCACTGTGTCGGGTCTGAGG AAAATGGGGGTGAACCTGACAACGAGCAACAAAGAGACAGTCAGTAAGAGTGATGTGCTCTTTCTGGCTGTGAAGCCCCACATCATCCCCTTCGTTCTGGATGAGATCGGGCCAGACATCGAGGACCGCCATCTCATCGTCTCCTGTGCTGCAGGTGTCACCATCAGCTCCATAGAGAAG AAGCTGCTTCAGTACCGTACAACTCCTAAAGTGATGAGGTGTATGACTAATACTCCAGTGGTGGTGAAAGAGGGAGCTACAGTGTATGCTACTGGGACTCATGCAGAG GTAGAGGACGGCAAGTTACTGGAGCAGCTGATGGCCAGTGTAGGTTTCTGCACTGAGGTGGAGGAGGACCTCATTGACGCTGTCACTGGGCTCAGTGGCAGTGGGCCCGCTTAT GCGTTCACAGCGCTGGATGCTCTAGCAGACGGAGGAGTGAAGATGGGTCTACCCAGGAGACTGGCTGTCAGACTTGGAGCTCAGGCCTTATTG GGAGCAGCTAGGATGCTGCTGGACTCGGAGCAGCACCCCGGCCAGCTGAAGGACAACGTGTGCTCACCAGGTGGCGCCACCATCCACGCCCTGCACGTCCTGGAGAGCGGTGGCTTCCGCAGCCTCCTGATCAACGCAGTGGAGGCTTCATGCATCAGGACACG GGAGCTGCAGTATCTGGCTGACCAGGAGCGCATCTCTCCAGCAGCCATCAAGAAAACTACGCTGGACCAGGTGCTCCAGCAGCCCGGAGTCACAGTCAGCGGAGTGGCTAACGGGAACGGCAAATCAGGGCTCAGCCTGTTCAACAATCGTAGCCCTGGcatcaagaagaagaactgA
- the mafgb gene encoding v-maf avian musculoaponeurotic fibrosarcoma oncogene homolog Gb isoform X1 produces MFTQQCSSSRFGFGMLPRVLVCSEEQGSCGMTTTNKGNKALKVKREPGENGTSLTDDELVTMSVRELNQHLRGLTKEEILQLKQRRRTLKNRGYAASCRVKRVTQKEELEKQKAQLQQEVDKLANENASMRVELDALRSKYEALQTFARTVARSPTVGVGVRAGGGGGGGGVASSVIGPLIPGKVATATSVITIVKSKTDARS; encoded by the exons ATGTTCACACAACAGTGCTCTAGCAGTAGATTTGGATTTGGTATGTTGCCACGTGTCCTG gtcTGTTCAGAAGAGCAAGGCTCTTGTGGCATGACGACGACTAACAAAGGAAACAAAGCCTTGAAG GTGAAGCGAGAGCCGGGGGAGAATGGCACCAGCCTGACAGACGACGAGCTGGTGACCATGTCAGTGCGGGAGCTGAACCAGCACCTCCGAGGGCTCACCAAAGAGGAGATCCTGCAACTGAAACAGCGGCGGCGCACCCTGAAGAACCGAGGCTACGCCGCCAGCTGCCGGGTGAAGCGAGTCACCCAgaaggaggagctggagaagcAGAAGgcccagctgcagcaggaggtGGACAAACTGGCCAACGAGAATGCTTCCATGCGCGTTGAGCTGGACGCTCTGAGGTCTAAGTACGAGGCGTTACAGACCTTTGCCAGGACTGTGGCCCGTAGCCCCACTGTTGGGGTCGGGGTCCGGgctggagggggaggaggaggcggaggggTAGCGTCATCAGTCATTGGTCCGCTCATACCAGGGAAGGTTGCAACAGCAACAAGCGTGATAACAATAGTGAAGTCAAAAACAGATGCGCGGTCTTGA